A DNA window from Niabella yanshanensis contains the following coding sequences:
- a CDS encoding response regulator transcription factor — translation MTETILIIDDEQDVLDFLSHILGYTYKIFTAPEAGKAQQLLDEEIIHLIISDVMMPGMNGFELCQLIKSNIAYSHIPIILLTSKNTHQAHIEGLQVGADAYIQKPFSVDLLLSQIQNLLKNRIKIKDHFASDPFAHIQVPVRSKKDELFLQQLDEYINAHMKEPNIDFDALAEHLFMSRATFYRKITALMSLSPKEFVDMTKLKKAAALMSENRLTLPEIIKLTGFSSEAGFSRSFEAQYKMSPEAYYASLQEGE, via the coding sequence ATGACCGAAACCATTTTGATTATTGATGACGAACAGGATGTGCTGGATTTTTTATCGCATATATTGGGCTATACCTACAAGATATTTACGGCACCGGAGGCCGGGAAAGCACAACAGCTTTTGGATGAAGAAATCATTCACCTGATTATCTCAGATGTAATGATGCCGGGCATGAATGGCTTTGAGCTTTGCCAGCTGATTAAATCCAATATAGCCTACAGTCATATACCCATCATACTGCTCACTTCTAAAAACACCCACCAGGCCCATATTGAAGGTCTGCAGGTAGGCGCTGATGCGTATATTCAAAAGCCCTTTTCGGTTGACTTATTGCTATCGCAGATTCAAAACCTGCTGAAGAACCGGATCAAAATAAAGGATCATTTTGCCAGTGATCCTTTTGCACATATACAGGTGCCCGTGCGCTCTAAAAAAGATGAATTATTCCTACAACAACTAGACGAATATATTAACGCTCATATGAAAGAGCCGAATATAGATTTTGATGCACTGGCAGAACACTTGTTTATGAGCAGGGCTACTTTTTACCGCAAGATCACTGCTTTAATGTCTTTATCGCCCAAAGAGTTTGTGGATATGACAAAACTAAAAAAAGCAGCAGCGTTGATGTCAGAAAACCGCCTGACATTACCTGAGATCATAAAACTCACCGGCTTTAGCTCAGAAGCCGGCTTTAGCCGCAGTTTCGAAGCACAGTATAAAATGTCACCCGAAGCTTATTATGCATCGCTGCAGGAAGGAGAGTAA
- a CDS encoding Ig-like domain-containing protein — MGKNKILKFIAVFSLFSLLFAGCDKNLEKVQEVNVSAITLNEALKNDNTILIGATLDVSRQISVSPENATDRAENYTSSNPAVATVSGLGIVRGVTEGSATITIAVGKGGHSVDVPVTVVSKILKPATEIRLLKTELDLGLGGTYNLADDLQLIPFDANDDLVYTSSEPAVVAVNTVGRLEGLARGTATVSVASKQNPSVKATVTVHVVAFSGDYPRTGWTMTASHALMIATGNPEGNSLAAAVDGDFATNFCLVRPGKSSGSGAGLVSVPSGEAIHFTVDMKAAQDVDYFRILHRNTTQVFIRWYAFDQILGSNDGVNFEVIASNVVVPDAATGSPQESVDITIPKSKYRYIRFYAQKAQCFYQSSYTSQGNTVQIQELYLGVK, encoded by the coding sequence ATGGGAAAAAATAAAATATTGAAATTCATTGCTGTGTTTTCACTCTTTAGCTTGCTGTTTGCAGGTTGTGATAAAAACTTGGAAAAGGTGCAGGAAGTTAATGTGTCAGCCATTACTTTAAACGAGGCGCTAAAAAACGATAACACTATTTTAATTGGTGCTACATTGGATGTAAGCAGGCAGATATCTGTTTCTCCTGAAAACGCCACAGATAGGGCTGAAAATTATACTTCATCCAATCCGGCAGTTGCTACAGTAAGTGGATTGGGTATTGTGAGAGGAGTTACTGAGGGCTCCGCTACTATTACGATAGCTGTAGGTAAAGGAGGACATAGCGTTGATGTCCCCGTAACAGTGGTAAGTAAAATTCTAAAACCGGCTACTGAGATCAGGCTTCTTAAGACTGAGTTGGATTTGGGATTAGGAGGAACTTACAATTTGGCTGACGATCTGCAGCTTATTCCCTTCGATGCAAATGATGACCTGGTTTATACATCCTCGGAGCCGGCAGTGGTAGCCGTAAATACGGTCGGCCGACTCGAAGGTTTAGCCCGGGGAACCGCTACAGTTTCCGTGGCTTCAAAGCAAAATCCCTCTGTTAAGGCTACAGTTACTGTTCATGTAGTGGCATTTAGCGGTGACTATCCAAGAACCGGCTGGACAATGACTGCCTCTCATGCATTGATGATAGCAACCGGTAATCCTGAAGGAAACTCGCTGGCAGCAGCGGTGGATGGCGATTTTGCGACGAACTTCTGTCTGGTAAGACCTGGCAAATCTTCAGGAAGTGGCGCCGGCCTGGTATCGGTTCCTTCAGGAGAAGCCATTCATTTTACGGTTGATATGAAAGCAGCTCAGGATGTGGATTATTTCAGGATATTACACAGAAATACTACCCAGGTATTTATAAGATGGTATGCTTTCGATCAGATATTGGGCAGCAATGACGGTGTTAATTTTGAGGTGATAGCCTCAAACGTGGTGGTACCTGATGCCGCAACAGGCTCGCCTCAGGAGTCTGTTGATATTACGATCCCCAAATCAAAGTATCGCTATATCCGGTTTTATGCACAAAAGGCCCAATGCTTTTACCAGTCGTCTTATACTTCTCAGGGCAATACCGTGCAGATTCAGGAATTATATCTGGGTGTTAAATAA
- a CDS encoding RagB/SusD family nutrient uptake outer membrane protein: MKTNIIKVLLISLSFGLMTSCSKFLDVSDELAGGITDISQVFDNVDRTRKWYGQIYNNVPDYSAIWVETAAMGNAWAGYADELYHRLARNSGKYDNWNSSNTRNHRWGTLYESIRQANIFLERVKPIAATGINANVLTETEVERYKANIRFMRALYYYYLMEQYGPVPIITVSKTLQDEIDIPRNSLDEVISFIDTELQEAMQGMEQEPYHTQLDYAAVPTKGAALAVRAKLWVYAASPLFNGGFAEALSIANSDGKRLFPERDNGKLQKAVTALREFLDYAEQGRYELFRNAGTFNPGLSVYGMFQDYNREIIWATSKDAWGTATNGAFDQFVTPRNEPSGLGGIHVVQELVDDFYMADGLPIKNTSFLSASPAYSETGFGTLDGVEVSRMYIGREPRFYNTITFSGKKWHISNAETQFYLGGNADKNVVDGAPVTGYLLYKRMNRTVYGRTAAGAVSRRYRPSIVFRLAEFHLLYAEMLNEVQPGNSEILRYTNMVRERAGLPRLEDLNPAIAGNQDLQREAIRRESRIELATEGQRYFDVRRWMIAEKPVGEGGQGGEFTGMNPDGNKAAFHERRRFQTRYFGRKNYLYPIPLTEMQRTKGMLVQNPGWDS, encoded by the coding sequence ATGAAGACTAACATCATAAAAGTATTATTAATAAGTCTTTCTTTCGGATTGATGACATCATGCAGCAAGTTCCTGGATGTTTCCGATGAACTGGCAGGTGGTATTACTGATATCTCCCAGGTGTTTGATAACGTAGATCGCACGAGAAAATGGTATGGCCAGATATATAATAATGTTCCTGATTATTCAGCAATATGGGTAGAAACTGCAGCCATGGGTAATGCATGGGCCGGATACGCAGATGAGCTATACCACAGGTTAGCAAGAAACTCGGGAAAATATGATAACTGGAATTCTTCCAATACCCGTAACCATCGTTGGGGCACGCTCTACGAAAGCATAAGGCAGGCCAATATTTTTCTTGAAAGGGTAAAACCTATTGCTGCTACGGGTATCAATGCCAATGTGCTTACTGAAACAGAAGTAGAACGTTATAAGGCCAATATACGTTTTATGCGGGCGCTGTATTATTACTATTTGATGGAGCAGTATGGACCCGTTCCCATTATAACGGTGTCAAAAACACTACAGGATGAAATTGATATACCCCGAAACTCGTTGGATGAAGTGATCAGTTTTATTGATACAGAGCTCCAGGAAGCGATGCAGGGTATGGAACAGGAGCCTTATCATACCCAGTTGGACTATGCGGCTGTGCCTACCAAGGGTGCCGCACTGGCTGTACGGGCCAAGCTTTGGGTATATGCTGCGAGCCCATTGTTCAACGGGGGATTCGCAGAGGCTTTGTCGATTGCCAATAGCGACGGCAAACGCCTATTTCCGGAACGTGATAACGGCAAACTGCAGAAAGCGGTAACGGCATTAAGAGAATTTTTAGACTATGCTGAGCAAGGACGTTATGAGCTTTTTAGAAATGCAGGTACTTTCAACCCGGGGTTGTCTGTATATGGTATGTTCCAGGACTATAACAGAGAGATCATTTGGGCAACATCAAAGGATGCATGGGGAACTGCGACTAACGGCGCTTTTGATCAATTTGTAACGCCCCGTAATGAGCCATCGGGTCTGGGAGGTATACATGTAGTACAGGAATTGGTGGATGATTTTTATATGGCGGATGGTCTGCCTATAAAAAATACCAGTTTTCTTTCGGCTTCGCCTGCTTACAGCGAGACTGGTTTTGGCACTTTGGACGGCGTGGAAGTCTCCAGGATGTATATCGGTCGTGAACCGCGTTTTTATAATACCATTACTTTCTCAGGAAAAAAATGGCATATCAGTAACGCCGAAACACAGTTTTACCTCGGTGGTAACGCTGATAAGAATGTAGTGGACGGGGCACCTGTAACGGGCTATCTTTTATACAAAAGAATGAACCGCACTGTGTATGGACGTACCGCCGCAGGAGCCGTAAGCAGGAGATACAGACCTTCGATTGTCTTCCGGCTGGCTGAGTTTCATTTGCTATATGCGGAAATGCTTAATGAAGTGCAACCTGGTAATAGCGAGATATTACGCTACACTAACATGGTGCGCGAGCGTGCAGGGCTGCCCAGGCTGGAAGATCTAAACCCTGCAATAGCGGGCAACCAGGATTTACAGCGTGAAGCTATACGCCGCGAAAGCCGGATAGAGCTGGCAACAGAAGGGCAGCGCTACTTTGATGTACGCAGGTGGATGATAGCGGAAAAGCCGGTAGGTGAAGGTGGCCAGGGCGGTGAGTTCACGGGAATGAATCCTGATGGAAATAAAGCTGCATTTCATGAACGAAGAAGGTTCCAGACCCGCTATTTCGGACGCAAAAACTATCTGTATCCAATACCACTTACAGAAATGCAGCGTACCAAAGGAATGCTGGTGCAGAACCCCGGTTGGGATAGCTAA
- a CDS encoding family 43 glycosylhydrolase, whose amino-acid sequence MKRLIFILCILTNVLVFTSCGKSNPEVKKPDVVKPDPTGVDDDLTRLTKDEKFTNPIMPGGPDPWVVQKNGFFYYTFTQGSKLVIIQTKNLSELASGVRKDVWTPPANQAYSKNIWAPELHEINGKWYFYFAADDGANANHRMYVLENSSPDPMQGSWVLKGKVSDPTNLWAIDGTVLNYKGQLYMMWSGGNAGAPPQNIYIARMSNPWTITGDKVMIATPNYDWEKKGNPINEGPQVLFNPDGRVFVIYSGSGYWSDGYCLGQLALRDNGDPMNPGDWTKNPQPVFSMLASSKAYGPGHNGFFKSPDGKEDWIIYHARNVANDGNAGRNPRMQRFTWNTDGTPNFGTPSNIDIPQTRPSGETIRYIYPKTSWSVADFSSEESANSSKLLIDGNAVTFWVARYTSNSTNYPDHWITIDMGVVCKVNGFILNQKEGDRKIKELQVLISNDNKTWENLGVFPLNNIDLMKLYIDLPQQKQCRYFRLVPKSGHDSQRQPALAEVAAFRLKD is encoded by the coding sequence ATGAAACGATTAATATTCATTTTATGTATTCTGACTAATGTTTTGGTGTTCACTTCCTGCGGGAAATCAAATCCGGAAGTGAAGAAACCAGACGTTGTTAAGCCAGACCCAACGGGGGTAGATGATGATTTAACCAGGTTGACTAAAGATGAAAAATTCACTAATCCCATTATGCCTGGAGGCCCCGATCCCTGGGTGGTACAAAAAAATGGATTCTTCTATTATACATTTACGCAAGGTAGTAAGCTGGTGATCATCCAAACTAAAAACTTATCAGAACTTGCTTCGGGCGTTCGTAAAGATGTATGGACCCCGCCGGCTAATCAGGCTTATTCAAAAAATATTTGGGCACCGGAGCTTCACGAGATTAACGGAAAATGGTACTTTTATTTTGCCGCAGATGATGGTGCAAATGCAAATCATCGCATGTATGTGCTGGAAAATTCGTCACCTGACCCGATGCAGGGCAGTTGGGTATTAAAGGGTAAGGTTTCAGACCCCACCAACTTATGGGCCATAGACGGTACGGTGCTGAATTATAAAGGACAGTTGTATATGATGTGGTCTGGGGGAAATGCCGGCGCGCCGCCACAGAATATTTATATTGCAAGAATGAGCAATCCGTGGACGATTACAGGCGATAAGGTAATGATTGCTACCCCTAACTATGATTGGGAGAAAAAAGGTAATCCGATTAACGAAGGACCTCAGGTTCTTTTCAATCCTGATGGACGTGTCTTCGTCATATACTCCGGTAGTGGCTACTGGTCAGATGGATATTGTTTGGGTCAGCTCGCTTTGAGAGACAACGGCGACCCTATGAACCCGGGAGACTGGACAAAAAATCCCCAGCCGGTTTTTTCCATGCTGGCTTCCAGTAAGGCCTATGGCCCCGGGCACAATGGTTTCTTTAAATCACCTGATGGCAAAGAAGATTGGATTATTTATCATGCGCGTAATGTAGCCAATGATGGTAATGCAGGACGTAATCCCCGCATGCAGCGCTTTACATGGAACACGGATGGTACCCCCAATTTCGGAACACCGTCAAACATAGACATACCCCAAACCCGGCCTTCGGGTGAAACGATCCGCTACATCTATCCAAAGACTAGCTGGTCGGTTGCAGACTTTAGTTCCGAAGAATCTGCTAACAGCAGCAAATTGCTTATAGATGGTAATGCTGTTACTTTTTGGGTGGCACGCTATACCTCTAACTCAACGAACTATCCTGACCACTGGATAACCATTGATATGGGAGTGGTTTGCAAGGTCAATGGATTTATTTTAAATCAGAAAGAAGGCGATCGCAAAATAAAAGAACTTCAGGTACTGATTAGTAATGATAATAAAACATGGGAAAACCTTGGTGTGTTCCCACTCAATAATATTGATTTAATGAAGCTCTATATTGATTTACCACAACAAAAGCAATGTCGGTATTTCCGGCTTGTTCCTAAATCAGGACATGACAGTCAACGGCAGCCGGCGCTGGCAGAAGTTGCCGCTTTTAGACTTAAGGATTAA
- a CDS encoding SusC/RagA family TonB-linked outer membrane protein, translated as MHEGLTKSRSYTRVCRKTGIWYMGILATLLQLVIPGISFSQSTASVTVTQQNKSRITGKVTNPAGEPLVGASVSIQNTSIGTTTNNDGLYIIEASLTDVLSFSYMGFMSRDIALKGVDTLNVVLQPDPQLSEQVVVVGYGKQKKAAVVSSVSTVTAKELMAPTGNITGNLAGQLSGLIAIQRNAEPGRDNAEFWIRGISTFAGGSSPLVLVDGIPRKISELEADEIETFSLLKDAAATAVYGAEGANGVILVTTKRGTVSKPRISFRAELSTAQPQRLPEFVDSWDYLELANEARFNDGLDPYMTQEQIEKYRSGADKDLYPNTNWMKELLAKNVKNQRYTVNFRGGAENAKYFVSMAYFNQEGVFKKNELGKYNSDFDYQRYNLRSNIDLKVSNTTQLNIDLAGQYVSRLTANRSPDDIFKFMLFTPPHLFPAIYSDGTLATYKVPGDANNRNPFNMLYNQGYRKEFSTRVQSNVGINQDLKVVTRGLSARANLSLDYEGNNATLRNYWPTLYNASGRDADGKLLFNEVVSGNAQLEDPVYTDNGRDTYRNIYIEGAINYARTFQRHNVGGMVLYMQKENQRGDNVLPFRKQGLVGRATYSFANRYFIEGNFGYTGSETFAKGNRFGFFPAVGVSYFVSNEPFYPEGLKEILNSAKIRLSMGRTGNDNTGGARFLYRPTFNTGGFNFLQGISTNGGTNGLGAGIFDERFINNFIGWEIENKRNVGLDLGFFRNKVELTVDYFNNERSGILIQRRTVPGSAGFHAAPWENYGIVHNHGVDASLKSNHKIGAFGLSTRGTFTFARNKVLEYDELPQNYPWMQVTGTRVGEHTLYIAERLYTEDDFIRTQNPNGTYRYQLKPGLPLPTMTGNATMGPGDIKYADLNNDGIIDNNDRKRGIGHPENPEINYGFGINLEYKGFYISMFFQGTANTSFVMGTEGSGTEAYTFWPFSWGIEKGGYRTALLDRWTASDPRQDVLMTRLHDGYGNNISKEASTWWMRDASFLRFKNLELGYTIPKNTIQKLGISGARAYIMGYNLHVWDNIKIWDPEMGDRNKGISYPMSRTFTLGLEVNL; from the coding sequence ATGCATGAAGGTTTAACAAAAAGTAGGAGTTATACCAGAGTCTGTAGGAAGACCGGTATATGGTACATGGGGATCCTGGCTACGCTGCTCCAGCTGGTCATCCCGGGAATTTCTTTTTCTCAGAGTACGGCTTCAGTGACCGTTACACAACAAAACAAAAGCCGCATTACAGGAAAGGTCACTAATCCGGCCGGCGAGCCCCTCGTTGGCGCATCAGTAAGTATTCAAAACACTTCAATTGGAACAACTACCAATAATGATGGGCTTTACATTATCGAAGCATCACTTACCGATGTGCTTTCGTTCAGTTATATGGGTTTTATGTCCCGGGATATAGCTTTGAAAGGTGTTGATACATTAAATGTAGTGCTGCAGCCTGATCCGCAATTAAGCGAGCAGGTAGTGGTGGTCGGTTATGGTAAGCAGAAAAAAGCTGCCGTTGTAAGCTCTGTAAGCACTGTAACAGCAAAGGAGCTGATGGCGCCTACCGGTAATATTACCGGCAACCTGGCCGGGCAGCTTTCGGGGCTTATTGCTATTCAGCGAAACGCAGAACCGGGTAGGGATAATGCGGAGTTCTGGATACGTGGTATCAGCACTTTTGCAGGAGGATCCTCTCCATTGGTACTGGTGGATGGTATTCCCCGAAAAATTAGTGAGCTGGAGGCCGATGAAATTGAGACCTTCTCACTGCTTAAAGATGCGGCCGCAACAGCTGTATATGGTGCGGAGGGCGCAAACGGAGTTATTTTGGTAACCACCAAGCGGGGTACTGTATCCAAACCCCGCATATCTTTTCGCGCTGAATTATCTACTGCACAGCCGCAACGCTTACCTGAATTTGTAGATTCATGGGATTACCTGGAGCTGGCTAATGAAGCACGCTTTAATGACGGTCTCGATCCCTACATGACGCAGGAGCAGATTGAAAAGTATCGCAGCGGAGCGGATAAGGATTTATATCCTAATACTAACTGGATGAAAGAATTGCTGGCCAAGAACGTTAAAAATCAACGTTACACGGTAAATTTTAGAGGAGGTGCCGAAAACGCCAAATATTTCGTTTCTATGGCCTACTTCAATCAGGAAGGTGTATTCAAAAAAAATGAGCTGGGTAAATACAACAGTGATTTTGACTATCAGCGCTACAATCTGCGAAGTAATATCGATTTAAAGGTAAGCAATACTACCCAGTTGAATATAGATCTTGCGGGTCAATATGTTTCCCGCCTTACTGCCAACCGCTCACCAGATGATATTTTTAAATTTATGCTCTTTACGCCTCCACACCTGTTCCCTGCTATCTATAGTGATGGCACTTTAGCCACTTATAAGGTGCCGGGCGATGCCAATAACCGCAACCCTTTTAATATGCTGTATAATCAGGGCTATCGTAAAGAATTTAGTACACGCGTACAGTCAAATGTGGGCATTAACCAGGATTTAAAAGTAGTAACCCGTGGCCTGAGCGCAAGGGCAAATTTGAGCCTTGATTATGAGGGTAACAATGCCACGCTGCGCAATTACTGGCCTACCTTGTACAACGCTTCAGGACGGGACGCTGACGGCAAACTTCTTTTCAATGAAGTGGTGTCGGGAAACGCCCAGTTAGAAGATCCTGTATACACCGATAATGGCAGAGATACTTACCGCAATATATATATTGAAGGAGCGATCAACTATGCACGTACTTTCCAACGCCATAATGTTGGGGGTATGGTACTTTATATGCAGAAAGAAAATCAACGTGGAGATAATGTGCTGCCTTTCCGCAAGCAGGGTTTGGTAGGCCGGGCCACTTACTCCTTCGCCAACCGTTACTTTATTGAGGGTAACTTCGGTTATACGGGTAGTGAAACCTTTGCTAAGGGTAATCGTTTTGGATTCTTCCCCGCAGTAGGTGTCAGCTATTTTGTATCTAACGAGCCATTTTATCCCGAAGGATTGAAAGAAATACTGAACAGTGCAAAAATCAGGTTGTCCATGGGCCGCACGGGTAATGACAATACCGGTGGTGCACGTTTCCTGTATCGTCCGACTTTCAATACAGGAGGATTTAATTTCCTGCAAGGTATCAGCACTAATGGTGGCACCAACGGCTTGGGTGCGGGTATATTCGACGAACGTTTTATTAACAACTTTATAGGATGGGAAATAGAGAACAAGCGCAACGTGGGGCTTGATTTGGGATTTTTTAGAAATAAAGTTGAGCTAACTGTTGATTATTTTAATAATGAACGTAGTGGTATTTTGATTCAACGCCGAACGGTTCCGGGATCTGCAGGTTTCCATGCTGCCCCCTGGGAGAACTATGGTATTGTGCATAATCATGGAGTAGACGCCAGCTTGAAAAGCAATCATAAAATTGGCGCGTTTGGGCTAAGTACCAGGGGTACATTCACCTTTGCCCGGAATAAAGTGCTTGAGTACGATGAATTGCCTCAGAACTATCCATGGATGCAGGTTACAGGTACAAGAGTTGGGGAGCATACCCTGTATATTGCCGAAAGGCTTTACACCGAGGATGATTTTATAAGAACGCAAAATCCAAATGGCACGTATCGTTACCAATTAAAGCCGGGACTGCCCCTGCCTACCATGACCGGTAATGCAACGATGGGGCCTGGCGATATTAAGTATGCCGATTTGAACAATGATGGCATCATTGATAATAATGATCGGAAAAGAGGGATAGGTCACCCCGAGAACCCGGAAATTAACTATGGTTTTGGCATTAACTTAGAATACAAAGGTTTTTACATAAGTATGTTCTTCCAGGGTACAGCTAACACGTCCTTTGTAATGGGTACTGAAGGATCGGGTACTGAAGCATATACTTTCTGGCCCTTCAGTTGGGGAATTGAGAAAGGTGGATATCGTACTGCTTTATTAGACCGGTGGACTGCAAGCGATCCCCGTCAGGATGTGTTGATGACAAGATTGCACGACGGCTACGGAAATAATATCAGTAAAGAAGCCAGCACCTGGTGGATGCGCGATGCCAGCTTTCTGCGCTTTAAAAACCTGGAGCTGGGTTATACTATCCCCAAAAATACTATTCAAAAACTGGGAATTAGCGGTGCCAGGGCATACATTATGGGATATAACCTCCATGTATGGGATAATATAAAGATCTGGGATCCGGAAATGGGGGATCGTAACAAAGGGATCAGCTACCCCATGTCCCGCACATTTACATTAGGTCTTGAAGTAAACTTATAA